Proteins found in one Pararge aegeria chromosome 12, ilParAegt1.1, whole genome shotgun sequence genomic segment:
- the LOC120628247 gene encoding TBC1 domain family member 1 isoform X3 — protein MRDPSPGAPNLKGSTGSLNVMRNAGFQQQNGAEHFPWSNPAISLAGNCNSNLTNESSGLVRSVSNASALTSLCADLSPSDSHFFEVLYIGKVRISQRKVPESLIDDALHKFAQHEAEKAKNLRRHSLLPSSGDSQDSIDSADNTKTSHEKAIEQYMKNNNNLIPSTTPLEPDKSNPWKSVDNITKLENNEVDEEFDTFSKQRVDKNHKNPVPLEPSILVINVPKNNLGTVNEDEEKHDDHSRISKSPNVSPVHTSNLINLEKKENINGPIPNINDNNSLNQLPKKSDTGVDPLLNIPTVNKNQIKSIQTKTKIENNEIFTAKEEKTKQKLTFEEIPLKPNDRINENKKPILAENKPFMRDRSASIGTLNLKTPLAHLIGEQNRTMLFQVGRSELRLISPDRKQILLHRAFKDVASCVLGRANKEHFGFVCRETNDSYACYVFKCESDSIATEVVNAIKQAFVAHAELLKKSRDKSPNMTCEHCPMLWYHRLCHDIEGLNEKKTHAFILRRIEQLPDDEQDLIITKYQGGTNHIYEVSEHNAFLMMLLRAHCESKQLRHVHDTAENRSEFLNQYLGGSTIFMKAKRSLSSGFDHLLKRRQSKDDVYLPPHKKEHSPVPPLVLETSSDNTSGELLTPDRQRCKSMTPGFVDDNLPSTPKNNVSFDEVEEVKDESTSVNSPMMDIFLKVSDSRPTVTESGNESDATWRQAIYEKVINAPALEQEGHPLSSPGKRSKEQLRELWRMAIEQTILLVRMERENAKLKEREESSAVRRIKLEYTELGTCETGVLMWDSLLARDPSQPIAKVDRHMLTQAVRQGVPRMSRGGVWRFLAEQACLRIPPPHLDQFPDYNTPYKTLLSGLTKHQHAILIDLGRTFPKHSYFASALGPGQLALYNILKAYSLLDPDVGYCQGLSFVAGILLLHMDEGEAFILLRHLMFRRGIRKQYLPDMSALQVQLYQLSRLLRDHEPELHAKLESLDISPALYAAPWMLTLFTSQFPLGFVARIFDLIFLESFNVVFAVSLALLSVHKDGLMLCESCEEAAEYLKHKLPDMDKAFYEKVMKKVAKLDISRQLTEYEVEYSVLREEMPRLATLSEQNRILLEDNNRMSVELDSAMDTIENYQKTQSRLENHNKVMEQHITLLSRYIYTHQKQELPTEIKKIVQNYSKRLSFSSKIITKFTTNEDEDESRKNYKQGVSAPNLFAKVSKEDVLNAVNKEKYIEDRKHFMMKKSQSVHSGLISNKHFPLKVLEEKPETPRRDSLRIENIANESIRDLGKKTSGFFANTHEQIRQERLFEQQLKHDFDENLKKLDDKLSPKLSPKSYLDDLSIFQSKKSLSLNLNTNIKAKDTKFNDSGFVTPLSPNDRDDKKENDISTTISHPLSDCDVDIKFDGQLTKLKQIRPLKSNN, from the exons ATGAGGGATCCGTCCCCTGGGGCGCCCAACCTCAAGGGTTCAACGGGGTCCCTCAATGTGATGAGGAATGCGGGCTTCCAGCAGCAGAACGGCGCTGAGCACTTTCCCTGGAGCAACCCTGCGATATCGCTGGCAGGGAATTGCAACTCCAACCT GACCAATGAATCATCTGGATTAGTGCGTAGTGTGAGCAATGCATCAGCACTGACATCCCTGTGCGCCGATCTCTCCCCTTCGGACTCGCATTTCTTTGAG GTTCTTTACATAGGGAAAGTGCGGATATCACAAAGAAAAGTTCCGGAATCGCTCATTGATGACGCTCTACACAAGTTCGCGCAGCATGAGGCTGAGAAAGCAAAGAATCTGCGACGACATAGTTTATTGCCATCTTCAGgg gattCCCAAGACAGTATTGATTCAGCAGATAACACAAAAACCTCGCACGAGAAAGCAATTGAACAGTAtatgaaaaacaataacaatctCATACCAAGCACAACACCTTTAGAACCCGACAAAAGTAATCCTTGGAAGAGTGTTGACAATATAACTAAACTTGAAAACAATGAAGTGGATGAAGAATTCGACACGTTCAGTAAACAGAGAGTTGATAAAAACCACAAAAATCCAGTCCCTTTAGAGCcttcaatattagttattaatgtACCAAAAAATAACTTAGGCACTGTGAATGAGGATGAAGAAAAACATGACGATCATTCTCGAATATCTAAATCACCAAATGTTTCACCAGTACATACGTCTAATTTGATAAACTTagagaaaaaagaaaacattaatgGACCCATTCCAAATATTAATGATAACAATTCATTAAACCAATTACCAAAAAAATCTGATACTGGGGTTGACCCATTACTGAACATTCCTACTGttaataaaaaccaaataaagagcatacaaacaaaaacaaaaatagaaaataacgaaatatttaCAGCAAAAGAAGAGAAGACCAAACAGAAATTAACTTTTGAAGAAATACCTTTAAAACCAAATGACAGAATAAACGAAAATAAGAAACCGATTTTGGCAGAAAATAAACCATTTATGAGAGACAGGTCTGCGTCCATTGGTACTCTGAATTTGAAGACACCGTTAGCACATTTAATTGGCGAGCAAAATAGGACTATGTTATTTCAG gttgGTAGATCGGAATTACGTCTCATCAGTCCCGACAGAAAGCAGATTCTCCTTCATAGAGCGTTCAAAGATGTCGCTAGTTGCGTTCTCGGTAGGGCCAATAAGGAACATTTCGGCTTTGTGTGTAGGGAGACCAATGACAGTTACGCGTGCTATGTATTCAAATGTGAGAGCGACTCGATCGCCACTGAGGTAGTAAATG CAATCAAACAAGCTTTTGTAGCACACGCGGAACTATTAAAGAAGTCAAGGGACAAATCTCCAAACATGACATGTGAACACTGTCCGATGTTATGGTACCATAGACTATGCCACGATATAGAAG GTTTGAATGAAAAGAAAACACATGCGTTCATTCTGCGGCGTATTGAACAATTGCCTGACGATGAACAAGATCTTATCATCACTAAATATCAAGGAGGGACTAATCACATTTACGAg GTGAGTGAGCACAACGCATTCCTGATGATGCTACTCCGGGCCCATTGTGAGTCGAAGCAGCTAAGACATGTCCACGATACTGCGGAAAACAG atcAGAATTCCTCAACCAGTACCTCGGAGGGAGTACAATATTTATGAAAGCCAAACGCTCGCTTTCGAGCGGTTTCGACCACCTTCTCAAACGTCGGCAAAGCAAGGACGATGTCTATCTGCCACCACATAAGAAG GAGCACTCCCCAGTCCCACCGCTCGTTCTAGAAACTTCTTCTGACAATACCAGCGGTGAACTGCTGACCCCTGACAGACAACGCTGCAAATCTATGACCCCAGGCTTCGTCGATGACA ATCTACCGTCTACTCCAAAAAATAATGTGTCATTTGATGAAGTCGAAGAAGTTAAAGATGAAAGCACCTCGGTGAATTCCCCGATGATGGATAT tttcctCAAAGTGAGTGATTCCCGACCGACGGTTACAGAAAGTGGTAACGAATCCGACGCCACGTGGCGTCAAGCCATTTACGAGAAAGTTATAAACGCACCAGCTCTTGAACAAGAAG gtCATCCGCTATCATCGCCAGGCAAGCGATCCAAAGAACAGTTAAGAGAGTTATGGAGGATGGCCATAGAACAGACCATATTGTTGGTGAGGATGGAAAGAGAAAATGCTAAGTTGAAAG AAAGGGAGGAATCTTCAGCGGTTAGGCGTATAAAGTTGGAATACACTGAGCTTGGTACCTGCGAAACTGGTGTTTTGATGTGGGATTCTTTATTAGCGAGAGATCCCTCGCAACCTATTGCTAAAGTCGACAGGCATATGCTCACTCAAGCTGTAAGACAAG GTGTGCCCCGAATGTCCCGCGGCGGAGTATGGCGTTTCCTAGCAGAACAGGCGTGCCTTCGGATCCCACCTCCACATCTCGACCAATTCCCTGATTACAATACTCCATACAAGACTTTATTGTCTGGTTTGACGAAACATCAGCACGCAATACTCATAGATTTAG GGCGGACATTCCCAAAACATTCGTACTTCGCGTCAGCTTTAGGTCCCGGACAGCTGGCGCTATACAATATCTTGAAAGCGTACTCCCTTCTAGACCCCGATGTTGGATACTGTCAGGGTTTAAGCTTCGTGGCCGGGATATTGTTGTTACAT ATGGATGAAGGAGAAGCTTTCATATTGCTCCGGCATCTGATGTTCCGAAGAGGCATCAGGAAGCAATATTTACCAGATATGAGCGCCTTGCAAGTCCAG CTTTACCAACTTTCTCGTCTCCTTCGGGATCATGAGCCGGAACTGCACGCGAAATTAGAATCTCTGGACATATCACCGGCTTTATACGCTGCTCCGTGGATGTTGACTTTATTCACTAGTCAATTTCCGTTGGGTTTCGTTGCCAGGATTTTTG ATCTCATCTTTCTGGAATCATTTAATGTGGTATTTGCGGTTTCTCTTGCGTTACTATCTGTACACAAAGACGGTTTGATGTTGTGCGAGAGCTGCGAAGAAGCTGCCGAGTATCTAAAGCACAAACTACCTGACATGGACAAGGCGTTTTATGAGAAAGTTATGAAGAAA GTTGCAAAACTCGATATAAGTCGTCAGCTAACAGAGTACGAGGTGGAATACAGTGTGCTTCGGGAAGAGATGCCACGTCTTGCAACACTGTCTGAGCAGAACAGAATTCTATTAGAAGATAACAACAGGATGTCTGTGGAACTAGAT TCTGCCATGGACACTATTGAAAACTACCAAAAAACACAATCCCGTCTCGAAAATCACAACAAAGTAATGGAGCAACACATTACTTTACTGAGCCGATACATATACACGCATCAGAAACAAGAGCTACCGACCGAGATAAAGAAAATCGTTCAGAACTACAGCAAAAGACTATCTTTCAGCTCCAAAATAATCACAAAATTCACCACAAACGAAGATGAAGACGAATCAAGAAAGAATTACAAACAAGGAGTCAGCGCTCCCAATTTATTTGCTAAAGTTTCCAAAGAAGATGTATTGAATGCTGTGAATAAAGAGAAATACATTGAAGACCGGAAACATTTTATGATGAAAAAATCCCAATCGGTACATTCGGGATTAATATCAAATAAGCATTTCCCATTGAAAGTTTTGGAAGAGAAACCCGAAACTCCTAGGAGAGACAGTTTACGTATAGAAAATATTGCAAATGAATCTATTAGAGATTTGGGCAAAAAGACTTCTGGATTCTTTGCAAACACCCACGAGCAAATTCGACAAGAAAGATTGTTTGAACAGCAATTGAAACACGATTTTGATgagaatttaaagaaattagACGATAAATTATCACCTAAACTCTCGCCTAAGTCATACCTAGATGACTTAAGTATATTTCAGAGCAAGAAAAGTCTTTCTTTGAATCTAAACACTAACATTAAAGCTAAAGATACCAAATTTAACGACAGCGGTTTTGTGACACCGCTCAGTCCAAATGATAGAGATGATAAAAAAGAGAACGATATTTCAACAACTATTTCACATCCACTAAGCGATTGTGATGTTGATATCAAATTTGATGGTCAGTTAacgaaattaaaacaaattcgTCCactgaaaagtaataattaa